One Hordeum vulgare subsp. vulgare chromosome 4H, MorexV3_pseudomolecules_assembly, whole genome shotgun sequence DNA window includes the following coding sequences:
- the LOC123448359 gene encoding uncharacterized protein LOC123448359 isoform X1 yields MDVVDSSLPSHHLLPQAIASRARAPLRRRLAVSGAPATKGCSLERARSRYRPDPAFKPALGGRIGTGDCVDGSLQRENRRWFAPVEVGRAVPGGLMKRSTDDTLAAAGSKPKGTAVARSDPSPPQPMPPAGSGSALVPAPLPQAVAAPPAQPSGGSGAAAAAAVVQKLTTNDTLVYLKAVKDKFQDNRAKYEEFLEVMRDFNSERSFFPIPVHTIIML; encoded by the exons ATGGATGTCGTCGACTCTTCCCTTCCATCTCACCATCTCCTTCCCCAAGCGATTGCCTCTCGTGCTCGTGCTCCCCTTCGTCGTCGCCTCGCCGTCTCTGGTGCTCCGGCGACGAAAGGCTGCTCCTTGGAGCGTGCGCGCTCACGGTACCGGCCAGATCCGGCGTTCAAGCCGGCCCTAGGGGGCAGGATCGGCACCGGCGACTGTGTTGACGGAAGTTTGCAGAGGGAGAATCGGCGCTGGTTTGCTCCGGTGGAGGTGGGCCGGGCGGTTCCTGGTGGCCTGATGAAGCGCTCCACGGACGACACGCTCGCCGCTGCCGGCTCCAAGCCCAAGGGCACCGCCGTCGCTCGATCCGATCC GTCGCCGCCGCAGCCCATGCCTCCGGCGGGGTCGGGGTCGGCGCTGGTGCCGGCGCCGCTGCCTCAGGCCGTGGCCGCTCCGCCCGCGCAGCCCTCTGGCGGCTCAGGggctgctgccgccgccgctgTCGTCCAGAAGCTGACGACCAACGACACGCTCGTCTACCTCAAGGCCGTCAAGGACAAGTTCCAGGACAACCGCGCCAAGTACGAGGAGTTCCTCGAGGTCATGCGCGACTTCAATAGCGAGAGGTCCTTTTTCCCCATCCCGGTCCATACCATCATTATGCTATAG
- the LOC123448359 gene encoding uncharacterized protein LOC123448359 isoform X2, protein MDVVDSSLPSHHLLPQAIASRARAPLRRRLAVSGAPATKGCSLERARSRYRPDPAFKPALGGRIGTGDCVDGSLQRENRRWFAPVEVGRAVPGGLMKRSTDDTLAAAGSKPKGTAVARSDPSPPQPMPPAGSGSALVPAPLPQAVAAPPAQPSGGSGAAAAAAVVQKLTTNDTLVYLKAVKDKFQDNRAKYEEFLEVMRDFNSERP, encoded by the exons ATGGATGTCGTCGACTCTTCCCTTCCATCTCACCATCTCCTTCCCCAAGCGATTGCCTCTCGTGCTCGTGCTCCCCTTCGTCGTCGCCTCGCCGTCTCTGGTGCTCCGGCGACGAAAGGCTGCTCCTTGGAGCGTGCGCGCTCACGGTACCGGCCAGATCCGGCGTTCAAGCCGGCCCTAGGGGGCAGGATCGGCACCGGCGACTGTGTTGACGGAAGTTTGCAGAGGGAGAATCGGCGCTGGTTTGCTCCGGTGGAGGTGGGCCGGGCGGTTCCTGGTGGCCTGATGAAGCGCTCCACGGACGACACGCTCGCCGCTGCCGGCTCCAAGCCCAAGGGCACCGCCGTCGCTCGATCCGATCC GTCGCCGCCGCAGCCCATGCCTCCGGCGGGGTCGGGGTCGGCGCTGGTGCCGGCGCCGCTGCCTCAGGCCGTGGCCGCTCCGCCCGCGCAGCCCTCTGGCGGCTCAGGggctgctgccgccgccgctgTCGTCCAGAAGCTGACGACCAACGACACGCTCGTCTACCTCAAGGCCGTCAAGGACAAGTTCCAGGACAACCGCGCCAAGTACGAGGAGTTCCTCGAGGTCATGCGCGACTTCAATAGCGAGAG GCCCTGA